A window of the Gossypium hirsutum isolate 1008001.06 chromosome A05, Gossypium_hirsutum_v2.1, whole genome shotgun sequence genome harbors these coding sequences:
- the LOC107904444 gene encoding G-type lectin S-receptor-like serine/threonine-protein kinase At2g19130: MTSSSEITAIAIVVVAINGIFFAIAIRRRCQHIKKSVHIPQPLELTTMDQFFNDMEKEKPIRFTSLQLKVATDNFSTLLGSGGFGAVYKGVFNDETMVAVKVLHGTSDKRIEQQFMAEMGTIGRVHHFNLVRLYGFCFDKNLRALVYEYLPYGSLDRFLFTQEKKLGFEKLHEIAVGTVKGIAYLHEECQQRIIHYDIKPGNILLDSKFCPKVADFGLAKLINRENTHIPMTGGRGTPGYAAPELWMPFSITYKCDVYSFGMLLFEIIGRRRNLNVEVPKSQEWFPRWVWMNIEKNGDIGELMGTCEIDEGSRETVEKMVKTALWCVQYRPERRPLMSMVVKMLDGAAEIPQPSNPFEHLLDHNSTIVAAGVSSSTWTDDSEPSSSVVTDQSKWFALLLSPLHRLQ, translated from the exons atgaCATCAAGTTCAGAAATTACAGCTATAG CAATCGTCGTTGTCGCGATTAATGGTATTTTTTTCGCTATCGCTATACGCAGAAGATGTCAGCATATTAAGAAAAGTGTTCATATTCCCCAGCCTCTGGAACTAACAACCATGGATCAATTCTTCAACGACATGGAAAAGGAGAAACCAATCCGATTCACCTCTCTCCAGCTAAAGGTCGCCACCGATAATTTCTCCACTTTGTTGGGTTCAGGGGGTTTTGGAGCTGTATACAAGGGTGTTTTCAACGATGAAACCATGGTAGCTGTCAAGGTTCTCCATGGAACTTCGGATAAAAGAATCGAGCAACAATTCATGGCGGAAATGGGCACAATCGGCAGAGTTCATCATTTTAACCTAGTTCGACTCTATGGTTTCTGCTTTGACAAGAACCTGAGGGCCTTAGTTTATGAATACCTCCCATATGGTTCACTTGACAGGTTTTTGTTTACCCAAGAAAAGAAATTAGGATTCGAGAAACTCCATGAAATTGCAGTGGGAACAGTGAAAGGGATTGCTTACTTACATGAAGAATGTCAACAACGAATCATTCACTACGACATAAAGCCTGGAAACATTCTCTTAGATTCAAAATTCTGCCCCAAAGTTGCTGATTTTGGTTTGGCCAAGCTCATCAACAGGGAAAACACTCATATACCCATGACCGGAGGTCGAGGAACTCCAGGATATGCGGCACCGGAGCTTTGGATGCCATTTTCAATAACCTATAAGTGTGATGTTTATAGCTTTGGGATGCTATTATTTGAGATAATCGGCCGGCGAAGGAACCTTAACGTCGAAGTCCCGAAGAGCCAAGAGTGGTTCCCGAGATGGGTGTGGATGAACATTGAGAAGAATGGCGACATCGGAGAGTTAATGGGCACATGCGAGATCGATGAGGGAAGTAGAGAGACTGTGGAGAAAATGGTGAAGACGGCTTTATGGTGCGTTCAGTACAGACCTGAACGGAGGCCATTGATGAGCATGGTGGTTAAAATGTTAGATGGAGCAGCCGAAATTCCTCAACCTTCAAATCCGTTCGAGCATTTGCTGGATCACAATTCCACCATTGTTGCTGCAGGTGTTTCGAGTTCAACATGGACGGACGATTCAGAGCCTTCTTCTTCGGTGGTAACAGATCAGTCCAAGTGGTTTGCACTTCTACTTAG CCCTCTGCATCGCCTTCAGTAG